A window from Mya arenaria isolate MELC-2E11 chromosome 9, ASM2691426v1 encodes these proteins:
- the LOC128246140 gene encoding ctenidin-1-like: MVVVVDGGCGHDDGGCGADGGVADADYVGGGDGGNVDDDGGGKGDYDGNDDYDGSGAGGGPCAGEGGAGGCADGCVGGHGAGDGHDNGGSGDGGRSDGGGAGDEDGGDGATLAVFFAPDAVDNIINKDM; the protein is encoded by the coding sequence ATGGTAGTGGTGGTTGATGGTGGATGTGGccatgatgatggtggttgtggtgctgatggtggtgttgCTGATGCCGATTATgttggtggaggtgatggtggtaatgttgatgatgatggtggtggtaaaGGTGATTATGATGgtaatgatgattatgatggtagtggtgctggtggtggtccTTGTGCTGGTGAAGGTGGTGCTGGTGGATGTGCAGATGGTTGTGTTGGTGGTCATGGTGCTGGTGATGGTCACGATAATGGTGGTAGTGGCGATGGTGGACGGtctgatggtggtggtgctggtgatgaagATGGCGGTGACGGGGCTACATTGGCAGTATTTTTCGCACCGGATGCTGTggacaacattatcaacaaagatatgtag
- the LOC128246141 gene encoding uncharacterized protein LOC128246141, translating to MGVVLMMVSDVLVVVLLVLVVVVMMVVVLIMIVMMVIVMMVLVMVLLVQVVVVVVVLVDFMMVLMNVVLMLLEVVLVVVIMMCLFDKKCSTIQGEEMMMLVIRMVMLVILIMVAKVLA from the exons ATGGGTGTGGTCCTGATGATGGTGTCAGATGTCCTGGTAGTGGTGCTGCTAGTactggttgtggtggtgatgatggtggttgtgttGATTATGATTGTAATGAtggtgattgtcatgatggtgctggtgATGGTCCTCTTGGTACAAGTGGTGGTCGTGGTAGTGGTGCTGGTTGATTTCATGATGGTGCTGATGAATGTGGTGCTGATGCTGTTGGAGGTGGTGCttgtggtggtgattatgatg TGTCTATTTGATAAGAAGTGTTCAACCATTCAAGGGGAAgagatgatgatgctggtgataAGGATGGTAATGCTGGTGATACTGATTATGGTGGCGAAGGTGTTGGCGTAG